One genomic segment of Rubripirellula tenax includes these proteins:
- a CDS encoding mu-protocadherin- cell-suface protein, whose translation MISTTMKYAGRRSFAIAIAVLAMLCSDPLYQAAQAGGFGGRGGGGRSMGGGGRSLGGGGARPSFSGGGSRPSFGGGQVSRPDFNSGGTRPNFGGSNSRPSFSGGSHSSPAMPSLNRPSINRPASTRPSVTRPSATRPSVTRPSATRPTTNRPTIDRPNISKPGAITKPGGVTKPGGITRPGNITKPGGVTRPGNIGGGDGRPGLTRPDGNRPNIDRPNLSRPGMDRPSAGDVGDFLGLDRPVRPDAKPNRPTTLPGRAPDRRPDIGNGNGSRVIGNLGDRDKVNIGDINIGNNNVISNRPSWSNIDRDQITQINNRWGDQLGSVGNWQTRYPERFDRRRDWGNDVRNRWVDPGFGRPGCYRPGYFRPNWWVRHPFAFGGWSYFYAFNSYPYTYWYTTPTYVQTTQWVSSPTASMSAEAPVYYDYGDGGNVTIEDNRVYIGGEEVASTDEFAESAAELATVDPPTDEDAAKEAEWLPLGTFALTTDPDDVNPSQVVQLAVDKTGIISGTLYNETTDKTQAIQGSVDKETQRVAMRLGESETVIAETGLYNLTQDEASVLVHFGKDKTENYLLVRLEEPEDDSSEENPKSE comes from the coding sequence ATGATTTCAACAACCATGAAGTACGCCGGGCGACGAAGTTTTGCGATCGCAATCGCAGTGCTTGCGATGCTGTGCAGTGACCCGCTCTATCAAGCCGCCCAGGCGGGTGGCTTCGGTGGACGCGGCGGTGGCGGACGATCGATGGGCGGCGGTGGTCGGTCACTGGGCGGTGGCGGCGCACGCCCCAGCTTTAGTGGTGGCGGCTCCCGCCCCAGCTTCGGCGGCGGCCAAGTGTCTCGTCCGGATTTTAATTCTGGCGGCACCCGACCAAATTTTGGTGGCTCGAACAGTCGCCCAAGTTTTAGCGGTGGATCCCATTCATCGCCGGCGATGCCCAGTTTGAATCGCCCATCGATTAACCGTCCTGCCAGCACCCGGCCGTCGGTGACACGCCCCAGTGCCACAAGACCCAGCGTTACACGACCCAGCGCCACACGACCAACAACCAATCGACCCACGATCGATCGGCCGAACATTTCGAAACCTGGCGCGATCACGAAACCCGGTGGCGTGACCAAGCCTGGGGGAATCACAAGGCCCGGAAACATCACCAAGCCCGGCGGTGTTACCCGACCCGGCAATATCGGTGGCGGCGATGGACGTCCAGGATTGACCCGCCCTGACGGAAATCGCCCAAATATCGATCGACCGAACCTGTCGCGACCAGGGATGGATCGACCATCCGCAGGCGACGTCGGTGACTTCCTTGGGCTGGATCGGCCCGTTCGTCCCGACGCGAAACCCAATCGTCCGACGACACTTCCTGGGCGGGCTCCCGATCGCCGACCAGACATTGGAAACGGCAATGGCAGCAGAGTGATCGGCAACCTTGGCGATCGCGACAAGGTCAACATTGGTGACATCAACATTGGCAATAACAATGTCATCAGCAATCGCCCATCATGGTCCAACATCGATCGCGACCAGATCACGCAAATCAACAACCGGTGGGGCGATCAACTGGGTTCGGTCGGCAATTGGCAAACTCGTTATCCCGAACGTTTCGACCGTCGTCGCGACTGGGGCAACGACGTTCGCAATCGTTGGGTTGACCCTGGCTTCGGCCGCCCGGGTTGTTATCGCCCTGGTTACTTCCGACCGAACTGGTGGGTTCGTCATCCGTTCGCTTTCGGCGGATGGAGTTACTTCTACGCTTTCAATTCGTATCCCTACACGTATTGGTACACGACGCCAACTTACGTGCAAACGACACAGTGGGTTTCGTCGCCCACCGCATCGATGTCGGCCGAGGCACCGGTCTACTACGACTATGGCGATGGCGGCAACGTCACGATCGAAGACAACCGCGTCTACATCGGCGGCGAAGAAGTCGCCAGCACCGACGAGTTTGCCGAAAGCGCGGCGGAACTGGCAACGGTTGATCCGCCCACAGACGAGGACGCCGCCAAGGAAGCCGAGTGGTTGCCGTTGGGTACGTTCGCGCTGACGACCGACCCCGATGATGTGAACCCAAGCCAAGTGGTTCAGTTGGCCGTTGACAAGACGGGCATCATTTCCGGAACGCTCTACAACGAGACCACCGACAAGACCCAAGCCATTCAAGGAAGCGTTGACAAAGAGACACAGCGAGTCGCGATGCGTCTGGGCGAAAGCGAAACGGTGATCGCTGAAACAGGACTCTACAATTTGACGCAGGACGAGGCCTCGGTGCTGGTTCACTTTGGCAAGGACAAGACGGAAAACTACTTGCTGGTTCGGCTGGAAGAACCCGAGGACGATTCGTCGGAAGAAAACCCCAAGAGCGAATAG
- a CDS encoding YybH family protein, which produces MNRLILGAGFLWIVAGIAAADDNAVNQAIGRYQDAFNRQDVSLIETLWFEAAVLEDASAQTNLTGREAIIGQLKDAFAQDIPPTLSIETDSVAVQADGSILVTGTNTLTSGDSAEPNRESFAFTAALRSINGKWQITKVTETTIDDGENQASPSPLQTIKWLVGAWSAASDASADESVGNQIVNEFRLVPGDRFMVRTFGTEGASSQDSPGYQMIGTLPGEQQLRSWTFLGDGSVSQGKWIVESERILIESSGRLADGSEAAGTYVLNRIDDNTMTMKVVGHTINGEPVPSMGTVTLTRQTTTQETQP; this is translated from the coding sequence ATGAACAGATTGATCTTAGGGGCTGGATTCTTGTGGATTGTTGCCGGAATCGCCGCGGCTGACGATAACGCCGTGAACCAAGCGATCGGTCGCTATCAAGACGCCTTCAATCGACAAGATGTTTCCCTGATTGAAACTCTTTGGTTTGAAGCCGCCGTCCTGGAAGATGCTTCGGCACAAACGAATCTGACGGGTCGCGAAGCGATCATCGGTCAATTGAAAGATGCCTTTGCGCAAGACATCCCACCGACCTTATCCATTGAGACCGATTCCGTCGCCGTTCAAGCCGACGGGTCGATCCTGGTCACAGGAACCAACACGCTGACCTCGGGCGATTCGGCGGAGCCCAACCGTGAATCATTTGCCTTCACCGCCGCCCTCCGTTCCATCAACGGAAAGTGGCAGATCACGAAAGTCACCGAAACCACGATCGACGATGGTGAAAATCAAGCCTCGCCAAGCCCATTGCAAACGATCAAGTGGTTGGTGGGTGCTTGGTCGGCCGCCAGCGATGCGAGCGCCGACGAATCCGTCGGAAATCAAATCGTCAACGAGTTTCGGTTGGTGCCGGGGGATCGCTTTATGGTTCGCACATTTGGGACCGAGGGAGCGTCGTCACAGGATAGCCCCGGCTATCAAATGATCGGAACCCTTCCCGGCGAACAGCAACTTCGTTCGTGGACGTTCTTGGGCGATGGCTCGGTATCGCAAGGGAAATGGATCGTCGAGTCCGAACGAATTTTGATCGAATCAAGCGGTCGTCTGGCGGATGGATCGGAGGCCGCTGGAACGTACGTCCTCAATCGCATCGATGACAACACGATGACAATGAAAGTGGTCGGTCACACGATCAATGGTGAACCAGTTCCGTCGATGGGAACCGTCACGCTCACCCGCCAAACCACGACCCAGGAAACCCAACCATGA